A region from the Paludicola sp. MB14-C6 genome encodes:
- the aroF gene encoding 3-deoxy-7-phosphoheptulonate synthase → MIVILKPEANQTAVDHLIHNFEEMGLSTHYSQGAHTTLIGLIGDTSKIDMDIISANEIVASVKRISEPYKATNRKFHPNDTIIEINGKKFGEGFFNVIAGPCSIESEEQLISIAKDVKKSGASFLRGGAFKPRTSPYAFQGLQNEGLKLLSQAKKETGLPIVTEIMNLNHIDLFNDVDVIQVGARNMQNFEMLKELGQCDKPILLKRGLSNTIEEWLMSAEYIMAGGNNNIILCERGIRTFETMTRNTLDISAIPLLKKISHLPVIVDPSHATGIPWLVKPLAKAAVVAGADGVMIEVHNNPAKALCDGPQSLTPIEFDHVMKIIDSMVATELKKMNR, encoded by the coding sequence ATGATTGTAATATTAAAACCAGAAGCAAATCAAACAGCTGTAGATCATTTAATTCACAACTTTGAAGAAATGGGGTTATCAACACATTATAGTCAGGGTGCACATACCACCTTAATTGGCTTAATTGGAGATACTTCAAAAATTGATATGGATATTATCAGTGCCAATGAAATAGTGGCATCTGTAAAACGTATTTCTGAGCCATATAAAGCAACGAATCGAAAATTTCATCCTAACGACACAATAATTGAAATAAACGGAAAAAAATTCGGAGAAGGCTTTTTTAATGTAATTGCAGGTCCATGTTCAATCGAAAGCGAAGAACAATTGATTTCTATTGCAAAAGACGTAAAAAAGAGTGGCGCCAGTTTTCTAAGGGGTGGTGCGTTTAAACCAAGGACTTCTCCATATGCATTCCAAGGGTTACAAAACGAAGGCTTGAAGTTATTATCTCAAGCTAAAAAAGAAACTGGTTTACCAATCGTAACGGAAATTATGAATTTGAATCATATAGATTTATTTAACGATGTAGACGTAATTCAAGTTGGCGCTAGAAATATGCAGAATTTCGAAATGCTAAAAGAATTAGGCCAATGTGATAAGCCTATTTTGTTAAAACGAGGTTTATCTAATACGATAGAAGAGTGGCTTATGAGTGCAGAATATATTATGGCAGGTGGAAATAACAATATTATTTTGTGTGAACGTGGAATTCGTACATTTGAAACGATGACGCGTAACACACTCGACATTTCAGCTATTCCGTTACTAAAGAAAATATCTCATTTGCCGGTTATTGTCGATCCAAGCCATGCGACCGGTATTCCATGGCTGGTAAAACCACTTGCAAAGGCAGCGGTAGTTGCTGGTGCAGACGGTGTCATGATAGAAGTACACAATAATCCTGCAAAAGCATTATGTGACGGACCACAATCGTTAACGCCTATTGAATTTGATCATGTTATGAAAATAATTGATTCTATGGTTGCTACGGAATTAAAAAAAATGAATAGGTAA
- a CDS encoding methyl-accepting chemotaxis protein, giving the protein MKKEKIIKIKQAIEQGKLKKAAKQSTILRFVQYTSMALIIIAIIMSTLVINADIRLNQLNVNKMTIIDSLHQLSQDSAYLSSETRAYALNLDPQRNDSYIQGLAKWNQSTAKYNDLKKFWLNDEENRILDGFKNTAQQLRETEKMVLSETDKDRIKDVVALVTGSQYSNGVELTRDLSARISKLINQRYNASIAQAEKETEFLRILGMISGSLAVIIQGICLLYVMLKLMNPVKKIYREMIEISQGNLSSHFDMKRDTSEIGTLAHSIHETKDFLKRMIDDISNILGNMSKGNYNQEVTADYIGEFAQIKESLNIILNSSNTVLSQISQASMQVASGSEQVASGAQALSHGATEQASSIEELSAVITQISDKIRLNAQNAGEANRVTEVASNTLLQSNDQMGQMIGAMAEISEASNEISKIIKTIDDIAFQTNILALNAAVEAARAGAAGKGFAVVAEEVRNLASKSAQAAKTTTDLIEEAIESVENGKHIVDSTAQSLGAVVENAKKAALLINDIAIASNEQAESINQVTQGVDQISGVVQTNSATAEESAAASEELSSQSQLLNSLIEKFELRDYTQEQTLPIETEEHDSSIEYHEENLSPMQELVGSKY; this is encoded by the coding sequence ATGAAGAAAGAAAAGATAATTAAGATTAAACAGGCAATAGAACAAGGTAAATTAAAAAAAGCGGCAAAGCAATCTACAATACTTCGATTCGTTCAGTATACTTCAATGGCACTTATTATAATTGCAATCATCATGTCTACTTTAGTAATAAACGCTGATATAAGATTAAATCAGCTTAATGTAAATAAAATGACTATAATAGACAGTTTGCATCAATTAAGTCAAGATTCAGCATATCTATCATCAGAAACTAGGGCTTATGCTTTGAATTTGGATCCACAACGTAATGATAGCTATATTCAAGGACTTGCAAAATGGAATCAATCAACAGCTAAGTATAATGATTTGAAAAAGTTCTGGCTAAATGATGAAGAAAATAGAATTTTAGATGGGTTTAAAAATACAGCTCAACAGTTAAGAGAAACAGAAAAAATGGTTTTATCAGAAACTGATAAAGACAGAATAAAAGATGTAGTTGCACTGGTTACCGGTTCACAATATTCTAATGGTGTTGAATTGACCCGTGATCTATCAGCAAGGATAAGTAAGTTAATCAATCAACGATATAATGCTTCTATTGCACAAGCGGAAAAAGAAACAGAATTTCTTCGAATACTCGGAATGATAAGTGGCTCTTTGGCCGTAATTATCCAAGGAATTTGCTTGCTATATGTTATGTTAAAGCTTATGAATCCTGTTAAGAAGATTTATCGTGAAATGATCGAAATTTCACAAGGTAATTTATCATCTCATTTTGATATGAAGCGTGATACTTCTGAAATTGGTACTTTAGCACATTCTATTCATGAAACTAAGGATTTCTTAAAACGCATGATAGATGATATAAGCAATATTTTAGGTAATATGTCAAAAGGAAATTACAATCAAGAAGTAACGGCTGATTATATCGGCGAATTTGCTCAGATAAAAGAATCTTTAAACATTATCTTAAATTCTTCTAATACTGTTTTATCTCAAATTAGTCAAGCTTCTATGCAAGTTGCATCAGGTTCAGAACAAGTAGCTTCCGGAGCTCAAGCATTATCTCATGGTGCAACAGAACAAGCAAGCTCTATAGAAGAGCTTTCAGCAGTTATTACTCAAATTTCTGATAAGATTCGTTTGAATGCACAAAATGCGGGTGAAGCGAATAGAGTAACCGAGGTCGCTTCCAATACTTTATTACAAAGTAATGACCAAATGGGACAAATGATTGGTGCGATGGCTGAAATTAGCGAGGCATCTAATGAAATTAGTAAAATTATTAAAACAATTGATGATATTGCGTTCCAAACAAACATATTAGCTTTAAATGCAGCTGTTGAAGCAGCACGTGCCGGTGCTGCAGGTAAAGGCTTTGCAGTTGTAGCAGAAGAAGTTCGAAATCTTGCAAGTAAGAGTGCACAAGCTGCTAAAACAACAACAGATCTTATTGAAGAAGCAATAGAATCCGTTGAAAACGGTAAGCATATTGTAGATTCAACTGCACAATCATTAGGAGCAGTTGTAGAAAATGCGAAAAAAGCAGCACTGCTTATTAACGATATTGCGATAGCATCCAATGAACAAGCAGAGTCTATTAACCAAGTAACGCAAGGTGTTGATCAAATTTCCGGAGTTGTTCAAACAAATTCAGCTACTGCAGAGGAAAGTGCTGCAGCGAGTGAAGAGCTATCCAGTCAATCACAATTACTAAACAGTTTGATTGAAAAATTTGAATTAAGAGACTATACCCAAGAACAAACGCTTCCAATAGAAACGGAAGAGCATGATTCATCAATTGAGTATCACGAAGAAAATCTATCCCCAATGCAAGAATTAGTTGGTAGTAAATATTAA
- the dusB gene encoding tRNA dihydrouridine synthase DusB: MLETIKIGNVTIDKTACLAPMASVADRAYRYMCKKYGASYVIGEMASAKGLCYSDRKSNELLEVTKYEYPMAVQLFGDSPEFMAKAAVIASKYKPQIIDVNMGCPVPKVAGNGCGSALMKTPELAAELVHAMTKVTDIPITVKIRKGWDDESVNAVPFAKMMEQAGASAITIHGRTKQQMYHPPIDLDIIKAVKQAISIPVIGNGGIVTAIDAKHMYDYTGCDLVMVGQGTYGRPWIFQQIKTYLETGESLSEPSINERLDVMYEHISLIVKLKGEKMGMREARKHAAWYIKGSNGAAGFRHACGQLSTLDDLRDLIQEVKKRI, encoded by the coding sequence GTGTTAGAAACAATAAAAATAGGAAATGTTACTATAGATAAAACGGCATGTTTAGCACCAATGGCATCCGTTGCCGACAGAGCATATCGTTATATGTGCAAAAAATACGGTGCAAGCTATGTAATCGGAGAAATGGCAAGCGCAAAAGGATTATGTTATTCTGATCGAAAATCCAATGAATTACTGGAAGTAACGAAATATGAATATCCAATGGCAGTTCAACTGTTTGGTGACAGCCCTGAATTCATGGCGAAAGCCGCTGTGATAGCAAGTAAATACAAACCTCAAATTATTGATGTTAATATGGGGTGTCCTGTTCCTAAAGTAGCCGGCAACGGTTGTGGGAGTGCTTTAATGAAAACGCCTGAACTTGCCGCAGAATTGGTGCATGCAATGACAAAGGTTACGGATATTCCAATTACAGTGAAAATTCGAAAAGGCTGGGATGATGAATCCGTTAATGCTGTTCCATTCGCAAAAATGATGGAGCAAGCAGGTGCAAGTGCTATTACAATACATGGACGAACAAAGCAGCAAATGTATCATCCACCAATCGATCTTGATATTATCAAAGCCGTAAAGCAAGCGATTTCTATTCCTGTAATCGGTAATGGGGGAATTGTAACGGCGATAGATGCTAAACATATGTATGATTATACAGGTTGCGATTTAGTAATGGTAGGGCAAGGAACCTACGGGAGACCTTGGATTTTTCAACAAATTAAAACGTATCTTGAAACAGGCGAATCACTATCCGAACCATCCATTAACGAGAGGTTGGATGTGATGTATGAGCATATTTCACTTATAGTAAAGCTCAAAGGTGAAAAAATGGGTATGCGTGAGGCAAGAAAACATGCCGCTTGGTATATTAAAGGCTCAAATGGTGCAGCAGGATTTCGCCATGCTTGCGGACAATTATCCACATTAGACGATTTAAGAGATCTCATTCAAGAAGTAAAAAAAAGAATATAG
- the polA gene encoding DNA polymerase I: MKLLAVDGNSILNRAFYGVRPLTTKEGIHTNAIFGFLNILMKLERELEPNAVAIAFDVSRKTFRNEQYAEYKANRKGMPEELAQQLPYIKEILSLMGYVLVMKEGYEGDDILGTLALECTKQVDWQCVVATGDRDCLQLVNDDVCVSLAKTKENILYTPNLVEQDFGVTPTQIIELKALMGDSSDNIPGVRGIGEKTAVTLIQKNKNIDKIYEDVQAIEATPRVKKLLEDGKENAFLSRQLATICCEVPIDLDLSHYHKQDADIEQLSALMTKLEMFSFFEKLNLTNTFSNNEQATETISFTIKEHASLEDVKKAMQVTDKLFIIYNEEQLLINIHNTILVIAEELEQVLSFLGQNNIPIQTFMAKPLIKAIKCQGFDDVNLSFDLELAAYLLSPSSKGYDLKTLANRHLGMMKFDIEEQYLDIAYLPYLCKALEQELKAENMWKLYLDIELPLCEVLADMEIEGFAIDVNGVEKFGKRLENDIAFITNQIYSLAGEKFNINSTKELGNILFEKLGLPAKKKTKTGYSTNVEVLESLMDKHEIIPAIMEYRKMTKLQSTYVVGLLKVVGEDKRVHSTFNQTETRTGRISSTEPNVQNIPVRTPLGSEIRKFFVARDGFTLVDADYSQIELRILAHIANDQNMINAFLHGDDIHAMTASQVFHCPMEEMTSELRSRAKAINFGIVYGIGAYSLSQDINVSVAEAKAYINAYLETYSGVANYMKNIIEQAQKDGFVTTLYGRKRDLADINATNKMVKAFAERVALNTPIQGTAADIIKLAMIKVHARIKKEGLDARLILQVHDELIVEAPTIQAPMIKAMLKEEMESAAKLHIPLLVDAHNGENWYVAKG; this comes from the coding sequence TTGAAACTATTAGCAGTCGATGGAAACAGCATATTAAACCGAGCTTTTTATGGTGTGCGTCCACTAACAACCAAAGAAGGAATCCATACCAATGCTATTTTTGGATTTTTAAATATCTTGATGAAGCTCGAGCGGGAACTTGAGCCAAATGCAGTTGCCATTGCTTTTGATGTTTCAAGAAAGACATTTCGAAATGAGCAATATGCAGAATATAAAGCAAATCGTAAAGGAATGCCTGAAGAATTAGCACAACAACTTCCTTATATCAAAGAAATATTGTCGTTAATGGGCTATGTTCTTGTTATGAAAGAAGGCTATGAAGGCGACGATATTTTAGGCACATTAGCTTTAGAATGTACAAAACAAGTTGATTGGCAATGTGTTGTTGCAACTGGAGACAGAGATTGTTTGCAGCTTGTGAATGACGATGTATGCGTAAGTTTAGCCAAAACAAAAGAAAACATTCTTTATACACCTAATTTAGTAGAGCAGGATTTTGGCGTTACACCTACGCAAATCATTGAGCTAAAAGCTTTGATGGGAGATAGTTCCGATAATATTCCAGGCGTAAGAGGAATAGGTGAAAAAACAGCAGTAACGCTGATTCAAAAGAACAAAAATATTGATAAAATATATGAAGATGTACAAGCAATCGAGGCTACCCCAAGAGTGAAAAAACTTTTGGAAGATGGAAAAGAAAATGCTTTTTTAAGCCGTCAACTTGCAACAATTTGTTGTGAAGTACCGATTGACTTAGATTTATCTCATTATCATAAACAAGATGCAGACATAGAACAGCTATCCGCTTTAATGACAAAATTAGAAATGTTTAGCTTTTTTGAAAAGTTGAACTTAACCAATACTTTTTCCAACAACGAACAAGCAACTGAAACGATTTCATTTACAATAAAAGAACATGCATCTTTAGAAGATGTAAAAAAAGCAATGCAAGTGACTGATAAGTTGTTTATTATTTATAACGAAGAACAACTTCTCATTAACATTCATAATACCATTTTGGTTATAGCTGAGGAGTTAGAGCAGGTGCTGTCTTTCTTAGGTCAAAACAACATCCCAATTCAAACCTTTATGGCAAAACCGTTGATTAAAGCAATCAAATGTCAAGGCTTTGATGATGTGAATTTATCCTTTGATTTGGAATTGGCGGCATATTTATTAAGTCCAAGTTCGAAAGGCTATGATTTAAAGACATTGGCAAATCGACATTTGGGTATGATGAAATTTGATATAGAAGAGCAGTATTTAGATATTGCATATTTACCGTATTTATGCAAAGCGTTAGAACAAGAACTCAAAGCCGAGAATATGTGGAAACTGTATTTAGATATTGAGTTACCATTATGCGAAGTGCTAGCCGATATGGAGATTGAAGGCTTTGCTATTGATGTTAATGGTGTAGAGAAATTTGGTAAGCGTTTAGAAAATGATATTGCATTTATAACGAATCAAATTTATTCTCTTGCAGGAGAAAAATTTAATATCAACTCTACTAAGGAGCTTGGAAATATTCTTTTTGAAAAGCTTGGCTTACCTGCAAAGAAAAAAACAAAAACAGGTTATTCCACAAATGTTGAAGTATTAGAAAGCTTAATGGATAAGCATGAAATTATTCCTGCAATTATGGAATATCGAAAGATGACAAAGCTGCAATCCACTTATGTTGTTGGCTTATTAAAAGTTGTTGGCGAAGATAAGCGTGTTCACTCAACCTTTAATCAAACCGAAACCAGAACGGGAAGAATCAGCTCTACTGAACCTAACGTACAAAATATTCCAGTTCGAACGCCGTTGGGAAGTGAAATTCGCAAATTCTTTGTTGCAAGAGATGGATTTACACTGGTAGATGCCGACTATTCACAAATTGAATTGCGTATTTTGGCGCATATCGCAAATGACCAAAATATGATTAATGCGTTTTTACATGGCGATGATATTCATGCAATGACGGCTTCACAAGTTTTTCATTGTCCAATGGAAGAAATGACAAGTGAATTAAGAAGCCGAGCAAAAGCGATTAACTTTGGCATCGTATATGGTATCGGTGCATATTCACTTTCTCAAGATATCAATGTATCTGTAGCAGAAGCAAAAGCATATATTAACGCTTATTTAGAAACTTATAGCGGCGTTGCAAACTACATGAAAAATATCATTGAGCAAGCACAAAAAGATGGGTTTGTAACTACGCTGTATGGAAGAAAACGTGATTTAGCCGATATCAATGCAACGAATAAAATGGTAAAGGCATTTGCAGAGCGTGTTGCTTTAAATACACCAATCCAAGGTACGGCAGCAGATATTATAAAGCTTGCAATGATTAAGGTTCATGCAAGAATTAAGAAAGAAGGTCTTGATGCAAGACTGATTTTACAAGTACACGATGAATTGATTGTAGAAGCGCCAACGATACAAGCTCCAATGATTAAAGCAATGTTAAAAGAAGAGATGGAAAGCGCAGCAAAATTACACATACCTTTATTGGTGGATGCTCATAACGGTGAAAACTGGTATGTCGCAAAAGGCTAA
- a CDS encoding low molecular weight protein arginine phosphatase: MINILVICTGNTCRSPMAEGIIRKLIADKKLDGISVSSMGLAAYYGDTASTYSVDVMQEIEIDIQSHRSKRVLLKDLNEANYIYVMTQQHKNVIVDACPENECKIKVLDIPDPFGRDIEQYRECRDALIAYFSKELEYIIDEQKKEEQKNG, translated from the coding sequence ATGATAAATATACTTGTGATTTGTACAGGAAATACCTGTAGAAGTCCTATGGCAGAAGGTATTATCCGAAAACTGATTGCGGATAAAAAATTAGACGGTATTTCTGTTTCAAGTATGGGCTTAGCCGCTTATTATGGAGATACAGCAAGCACGTATTCTGTTGATGTAATGCAAGAAATTGAAATTGACATTCAATCTCATCGATCCAAACGGGTACTGTTAAAGGACCTAAATGAAGCAAATTATATTTATGTAATGACTCAGCAACATAAAAATGTAATAGTAGATGCTTGCCCCGAAAATGAATGTAAAATCAAGGTGCTTGATATTCCAGATCCATTCGGACGAGATATTGAGCAATATCGGGAATGTCGAGATGCTTTAATTGCTTATTTTAGTAAAGAACTCGAGTATATTATAGACGAGCAAAAGAAAGAGGAACAAAAGAATGGCTGA
- the rimI gene encoding ribosomal protein S18-alanine N-acetyltransferase encodes MAEIIPMQQEHVEQVCDIGKECFSIPWSLDGVKAELNNPHSVTLVAMEDHSVVGFVNAHCIYGEGYINNIAVTKSYRRHGIGFLLVQALTDYGEQNKIDFFTLEVRRSNENAIMFYEKHGFQKVGERKRFYEKPVEDAMLYTRSLNNN; translated from the coding sequence ATGGCTGAAATTATTCCAATGCAGCAAGAACACGTTGAGCAGGTTTGTGATATTGGAAAAGAATGCTTTTCTATTCCATGGTCATTAGATGGTGTAAAAGCGGAATTAAATAATCCTCATTCCGTAACGTTGGTTGCAATGGAGGATCATAGTGTAGTTGGTTTTGTGAATGCACATTGTATTTATGGGGAAGGTTATATTAACAATATTGCAGTAACTAAAAGCTATCGTAGACATGGAATCGGATTTTTATTGGTACAAGCCTTGACTGATTATGGAGAGCAAAATAAAATTGATTTTTTTACGCTTGAGGTAAGGCGTTCCAATGAAAATGCAATTATGTTCTATGAAAAGCATGGCTTTCAAAAAGTGGGCGAGCGCAAACGCTTTTATGAAAAGCCTGTGGAAGATGCAATGCTATATACTCGCAGTTTGAATAATAATTAA
- a CDS encoding GNAT family N-acetyltransferase: MEKNKNYNVELATYEDIEEIDELFNAVHDYLETHVNYPGWKRGVYPAREDAIGGVQKHNLFVLRVDGEIAGTIAFFHQPEPAYLPVKWQIDIDYSQVTVIHTVTVHPKFFKQGLAKLLMDFAKEYSINNNIKSIRLDVSEKNIPAIALYEKSGYKYIDTVDLGLNIPDLKWFKLYELVL; the protein is encoded by the coding sequence ATGGAAAAAAACAAAAACTATAACGTTGAACTTGCAACTTATGAGGACATCGAGGAAATTGACGAATTGTTTAATGCTGTACATGATTATTTAGAAACACATGTAAACTATCCAGGTTGGAAACGAGGAGTTTATCCAGCACGTGAAGATGCTATTGGTGGAGTTCAAAAGCATAATTTGTTTGTTTTAAGAGTCGATGGAGAAATTGCAGGAACAATTGCTTTTTTCCATCAACCTGAACCCGCTTATCTACCAGTGAAATGGCAAATTGATATAGATTATAGCCAAGTAACAGTAATACACACAGTTACTGTTCATCCAAAGTTTTTCAAGCAAGGACTTGCAAAATTGCTAATGGATTTTGCAAAGGAATATAGCATAAATAATAATATAAAAAGTATTCGTTTGGATGTTTCAGAGAAAAATATTCCTGCTATTGCTTTATATGAAAAGAGTGGATACAAATATATAGATACTGTGGACCTTGGTTTAAATATACCAGATTTAAAGTGGTTTAAACTATATGAGTTAGTTTTGTAA
- the tsaD gene encoding tRNA (adenosine(37)-N6)-threonylcarbamoyltransferase complex transferase subunit TsaD, whose product MKILAIETSCDETAVAIVEDGVNVLSSVVATQIAEHRLYGGVVPEIASRRHCESIVGVTDEALLQANMTLDDVDAIAVTYAPGLIGALLVGVNFAKGLSLAANKPLIPVHHIRSHIAANYIAHPQLKPPFLCLVVSGGHSHIIEVKDYTDFHVIGRTRDDAAGEAFDKAARAMGYPYPGGIEIDKAAQQGNKDAYKLPRPKVDGCEYDFSFSGLKTAVLNLLHNSEQKGIEVNKVDLCASFQHAVCDIVAEKTMHAAETTGYKNIVVAGGVSANSGIRARLTEECKKRGYQLFIPPLKYCGDNAAMVGSQAYYEFLKGNVAGLDLNAVASLPIDEV is encoded by the coding sequence ATGAAAATACTTGCAATAGAAACTTCATGTGATGAAACAGCCGTAGCAATCGTAGAAGACGGTGTAAATGTATTATCAAGCGTGGTTGCAACGCAAATAGCAGAGCACCGATTATATGGCGGCGTTGTACCCGAAATTGCCTCCCGCAGACATTGCGAAAGCATTGTTGGAGTAACAGATGAAGCGTTGTTACAAGCAAATATGACTTTAGATGATGTGGATGCAATTGCAGTAACGTATGCACCGGGATTAATTGGTGCACTACTGGTTGGTGTGAACTTTGCGAAAGGGCTCAGTTTGGCTGCAAATAAGCCACTAATTCCTGTTCATCATATTCGATCTCATATTGCAGCAAACTATATTGCTCATCCACAATTAAAACCTCCATTTTTATGTTTGGTAGTATCGGGTGGACATAGTCATATTATTGAAGTAAAAGATTATACCGACTTTCATGTTATAGGAAGAACACGTGATGATGCAGCAGGCGAGGCTTTTGATAAAGCAGCACGTGCAATGGGCTATCCATATCCAGGCGGAATTGAAATTGATAAAGCAGCTCAACAAGGTAACAAAGATGCATATAAACTTCCACGACCTAAAGTAGACGGTTGTGAATATGACTTTAGTTTTTCAGGATTAAAAACAGCCGTACTAAATTTACTTCATAATTCCGAACAAAAGGGAATTGAAGTGAATAAAGTAGATTTATGTGCAAGCTTTCAACATGCAGTTTGCGATATTGTTGCTGAAAAGACAATGCACGCAGCTGAAACGACTGGTTACAAAAATATTGTTGTTGCAGGTGGAGTGAGTGCAAACTCAGGAATTCGTGCGAGATTAACCGAGGAATGCAAAAAACGTGGATACCAATTATTTATTCCACCATTAAAATATTGTGGTGACAATGCAGCAATGGTTGGAAGCCAAGCTTATTATGAATTCTTAAAAGGAAATGTAGCAGGACTTGACTTGAATGCAGTAGCAAGCTTGCCAATTGATGAAGTATAA
- a CDS encoding MmcQ/YjbR family DNA-binding protein: MTVQEIIDICLSYHGAYIDYPFGEIPICIKVCNHIFAQVYPKASDCKITLKCDAMYGDFYRTKYKNTVVRGYHCTPIQQPYWNTIYLNGIVDDNELKQMIEHAYVVVVNKLTKKEKLELKHS, encoded by the coding sequence ATGACTGTTCAAGAAATAATTGATATTTGTTTATCTTACCATGGAGCATATATTGATTATCCGTTTGGAGAAATCCCAATTTGTATAAAAGTATGTAATCATATTTTTGCGCAAGTATATCCAAAAGCATCTGATTGTAAGATTACTCTTAAATGTGATGCAATGTATGGTGATTTTTATCGGACAAAATATAAAAATACAGTTGTGCGAGGATATCATTGCACACCGATTCAACAGCCTTATTGGAATACCATATATTTAAACGGTATTGTCGATGACAATGAATTAAAGCAAATGATAGAACATGCTTACGTAGTCGTGGTAAACAAATTAACAAAAAAAGAAAAACTGGAACTTAAGCATTCTTAA
- a CDS encoding NUDIX domain-containing protein, whose product MTSIRNSAKAIIIENHEILLSKVIACDKKSIMYILPGGGQDWGETLHEALKRECIEELGAEINIHNLALVREYIGENFFTTVGELHQIEYMFQCDLKTRPDINKATSDIAEEIGFEWVPISKLETFNFYPKALVNILQENENISSPVYLGKVE is encoded by the coding sequence ATGACATCCATTCGCAACAGCGCAAAAGCTATTATTATTGAAAATCATGAAATACTGTTATCAAAAGTCATTGCTTGTGATAAAAAATCCATCATGTATATTCTTCCAGGCGGAGGTCAAGATTGGGGCGAAACTCTCCATGAAGCTTTAAAAAGAGAATGTATTGAAGAGCTTGGCGCAGAAATTAACATACATAACCTTGCACTAGTAAGAGAATATATTGGAGAAAACTTTTTTACAACCGTTGGTGAGTTACACCAAATTGAATATATGTTTCAATGCGATTTGAAAACTCGTCCCGATATCAACAAAGCTACTAGCGATATTGCGGAAGAAATCGGATTCGAATGGGTTCCAATTTCTAAGCTTGAAACATTTAACTTTTATCCTAAAGCATTAGTAAACATATTACAAGAAAACGAAAATATTTCATCGCCTGTTTATCTTGGAAAAGTAGAGTAA